The Desulfonauticus submarinus genome segment CTTCTTTGAATCAAATTAAAAAGCTTGATGGAACAGACGTAAAAAACATAGAGGTGGTGGATCATCTTTTAAAGAAAAATTATTATATGAAAGCGTTTTCTTATCTTAAAATCTCAAATGATAAGCATTCCTATTTCTTAAAACCAACAAACTCAGACGGAACTTATGTTTATAACAAAGATAATTTTAATTCTCCAAATGGAGAGGCGACCTCGCAAACTCTCGGAGAAGAAATTTTTAACCAATTTAAAACCGCAGATGGAAGAATTCCCTACATTCTTCTAAAACAAAATCCTGTTACAGTGCAGTTTGACAGGGCAGAAATTGATGGAATTTTAAACAATGCGAGAAATTTTTGCGAAAACGGAAATTATACCTATTGTGGAGACTGGAATATAGAACTAAATGTAATTCCAATCGATGGAAAGTGCGATTTGGATGGAAACGGAAAACTCGAGTCCGGAAGCGAGATAGTGCGGTTTAGTAAAAGCGTAAAGAGAGTGCAGATCGTCTCTCCAAAACCTGAAACACAGATCACCAGACGAATTAGAACTCTTCGAACTTGACGATGTCGAAAATTCAAAGATTTATAACTTCTGTATTTGAGATGAGAATAAGAAAGTTAAATTTGTTCTGATTTATAAAACTTAATGATTTTCTATAGAAAATATTTTTAATAATTTCTTAAGTTCATCTTCATTAGAATATTCGAGAATTATTTTGCCCTTTTTTCTAGAGCCTTTGCATTTTGCCTTGATTTCGAGTTTTTGCGAAATGCTCTTTTCTAAAAAAGATAAGAGGTCATCAAGAGTTTTTTTACAACTGTTTTTAATACGTTTTGCCTTGGATTCAATTTCTCTTACAGAAAGATTCTTGTTTAAAATTTCTTGGACAAGTTGTTCTAGTTGAATAGGATCTTTGATGCTTGCCAAAGTTCGTCCATGTCCTGCACTAAGTTTGCCCGCTTCTATTAGTTTTTGAATATGTTCGGGAAGAGAGAGCAATCTTAAGAGATTGGCAACTTGACTTCTACTAAGATTTACCTTTTGGGCAAGTTCTTCTTGGGATAGTTGGAACTCTTCCTTTAATTTGGACAATGCCCTTGCTTGTTCTATTGGGTTTAAATCTTCTCGATGAATGTTTTCAATAAGTGCTAAAAGTAAAGCTTCTTTATCTTCAAGGTTTTTTACAATAGCTGGTATTTTTTCTAAGCCAACAAGCTGAGAAGCTCTAAAACGCCTTTCTCCTGCGACAATCTCATACCTATCCCCAACAGGCCTTACTAATATTGGTTGCAGAACACCT includes the following:
- a CDS encoding ParB/RepB/Spo0J family partition protein, with protein sequence MNKKGLGKGIDALLGDWRESSKDLEIIFLDLTLISPNPKQPRQNFNSESLQELAKSIKSEGVLQPILVRPVGDRYEIVAGERRFRASQLVGLEKIPAIVKNLEDKEALLLALIENIHREDLNPIEQARALSKLKEEFQLSQEELAQKVNLSRSQVANLLRLLSLPEHIQKLIEAGKLSAGHGRTLASIKDPIQLEQLVQEILNKNLSVREIESKAKRIKNSCKKTLDDLLSFLEKSISQKLEIKAKCKGSRKKGKIILEYSNEDELKKLLKIFSIENH